In Gemmata obscuriglobus, a single genomic region encodes these proteins:
- a CDS encoding SWIM zinc finger family protein: protein MATEPTVDDAPSDAPPPSSGAQLTYGGASRVSTSGSGALVELFGNLDRPPVRFAGALKHPLRFREALSALYGVIGSDYRYAPKDRTQYIAYLRLKRDAAPLGVWHAQQAYFAWMLRNDPTALTILDPVVSVHPDQITFEVFGKDESTYACLAFNPEAFDASGPAAHGTTNIDFSDALYASVQQIRGYRETKFAIGPDGAAPAPETRGATLEKKIQVPDSWLRGFLQVQSAATLPFDHVQLAPMDLYNVLRHLRMNGDRKGKKRGLRFELIPAQQPRIVAEPWETVFTTTGDVFRGKAARLVRVWGRRRLMTIKRLLPFVQSVDVYLLGSGLPSFWVFRCGEITLTLGMTGFTSANWSSALGFDLLLPRKTQDGEPTKKVVAHLATHWKAAPKELTQATGLKGAALVEAVQVGCQNGELMYDIAGGVYRHRPLTAKPLDLERLQFRNPREKVARDLLARGRAVRITGENRIAGIGLELTGTVTVVEDKRDYRPQMVLADEGQVRKVTCTCATFRKQGIKGGPCVHLIALRLAFAEKEAKKAKADDAVKFETRAFAKRDGAVENVVQVSLERDKIKYRWGPSGQTMRLQTMRFNTEEDARRAYFAKLADLDAKGYLDAIAE from the coding sequence ATGGCCACCGAACCGACGGTCGACGACGCACCGAGCGACGCCCCACCGCCCTCCAGCGGCGCGCAGCTCACCTACGGCGGTGCGAGTCGCGTGAGCACGAGCGGCAGCGGCGCGCTGGTCGAGTTGTTCGGCAACCTCGACCGACCGCCGGTGCGGTTCGCAGGCGCGCTCAAGCACCCGCTGCGGTTCCGCGAGGCGCTCTCCGCGCTGTACGGGGTCATCGGCAGCGACTACCGGTACGCGCCGAAGGACCGCACGCAGTACATCGCGTACCTGCGCCTGAAGCGCGACGCCGCCCCGCTCGGCGTGTGGCACGCGCAGCAGGCGTACTTCGCCTGGATGCTGCGGAACGACCCAACGGCCCTGACGATCCTCGACCCCGTCGTGAGCGTCCACCCGGACCAGATCACGTTCGAGGTGTTCGGCAAGGACGAGAGCACCTACGCGTGCCTCGCGTTCAATCCGGAAGCGTTCGACGCCTCCGGCCCGGCCGCCCACGGCACCACCAACATCGACTTCAGCGACGCCCTGTACGCCAGCGTCCAGCAGATCCGCGGGTACCGCGAAACGAAGTTCGCGATCGGCCCCGACGGCGCGGCGCCCGCGCCCGAAACCCGGGGCGCGACGCTGGAGAAGAAGATCCAGGTGCCGGACTCGTGGCTCCGCGGGTTCCTCCAGGTGCAGTCGGCCGCGACGCTGCCGTTCGACCACGTGCAGCTCGCGCCGATGGACCTGTACAACGTCCTGCGCCACCTGCGGATGAACGGCGACCGCAAGGGCAAGAAGCGCGGGCTGCGGTTCGAGCTGATCCCCGCCCAGCAGCCGCGCATCGTGGCCGAGCCCTGGGAGACGGTGTTCACCACCACCGGCGACGTGTTCCGCGGTAAGGCGGCGCGCCTCGTTCGGGTGTGGGGGCGGCGCCGGCTCATGACCATCAAGCGGTTGCTCCCGTTCGTCCAGAGCGTGGACGTGTACCTGCTCGGGAGCGGGCTGCCGAGCTTCTGGGTGTTCCGCTGCGGCGAGATCACGCTCACCCTCGGCATGACCGGGTTCACCTCCGCGAACTGGTCGAGCGCGCTCGGCTTCGACCTGCTGCTGCCGCGCAAAACCCAGGACGGCGAACCGACGAAGAAGGTCGTCGCGCACCTCGCGACGCACTGGAAGGCGGCCCCAAAGGAGCTTACACAGGCGACAGGTCTGAAAGGCGCGGCGCTGGTCGAGGCGGTGCAGGTGGGGTGTCAGAACGGGGAGCTGATGTACGACATCGCCGGCGGCGTGTATCGGCACCGGCCGCTCACCGCCAAGCCCCTCGACCTGGAACGCCTCCAGTTCCGCAACCCGCGCGAGAAGGTGGCCCGCGACCTGCTCGCCCGCGGCCGGGCGGTGCGCATCACCGGCGAGAACCGCATCGCGGGCATCGGGCTGGAGCTGACGGGCACTGTCACCGTGGTCGAGGACAAGCGCGACTACCGGCCGCAAATGGTACTCGCGGACGAGGGGCAGGTGCGCAAGGTGACCTGCACCTGCGCGACGTTCCGCAAACAGGGCATCAAGGGCGGGCCGTGCGTTCACCTCATCGCGCTGCGGCTCGCGTTCGCCGAGAAGGAAGCGAAGAAGGCGAAGGCCGACGACGCGGTGAAGTTCGAAACCCGGGCGTTCGCCAAGCGCGACGGCGCGGTCGAGAACGTGGTCCAGGTCTCCCTGGAGCGCGACAAGATCAAATACCGCTGGGGGCCGAGCGGCCAGACCATGCGGCTCCAGACCATGCGGTTCAACACGGAAGAGGACGCCCGGCGGGCGTACTTCGCGAAGCTCGCGGACCTCGACGCGAAAGGTTACCTGGACGCGATCGCG